Proteins co-encoded in one Bradyrhizobium sp. 170 genomic window:
- a CDS encoding ATP-binding protein encodes MSERPSRMTSRPTGLQVALMLVGVAIIFAIDTFAPLDIAIAVLYAVVVIASADFLGRRGILLVCAVCVLQTLLSFAIVHGESLQSGPVLRALIGLCAIGIATLAALRNRKAAESLSDQAALLDLSHDAIFVRDATDVITYWNAGAEELYGWPRKEALGQKSHALLKTKYLPSAGTMEQLDDSNRWQGELVHTRRDGTEVWVVSRWAVQRDERGRPFATMETNSDITEQKHAEDALHHARSQLEHVTRISTLGELTASIAHEVNQPLAAILTNGEAGLRWLLRDKPNLEEVRRALERMISNGRRASEVITRLRALARKSNPSHTVLTLNDIVADVIPLVEREMLNNDVGLRLDLQAPAPPVLGDRVQLAQVVINLVVNAIHAMSQIDDRRRLLSINSGTSLEDSNSQMAVLEIEDTGTGIDPKIAGDIFTAFQTTKADGMGMGLSISRTIVESHGGSISATSGDRWGALFRIRLPALQQDEVAAAAEQAY; translated from the coding sequence ATGTCGGAACGACCATCTCGAATGACAAGCCGGCCAACCGGTCTCCAAGTCGCCCTGATGCTTGTTGGGGTGGCGATCATTTTTGCGATCGATACGTTCGCTCCGCTCGATATTGCGATCGCGGTGCTGTACGCCGTCGTGGTGATTGCATCGGCAGATTTCCTTGGCCGGCGCGGTATCCTGCTTGTTTGCGCCGTCTGTGTCCTGCAGACCCTCCTGAGCTTTGCAATCGTTCACGGCGAATCGCTTCAAAGCGGGCCGGTGCTCCGCGCCTTGATCGGCCTTTGCGCGATAGGCATTGCGACGCTCGCCGCGCTCAGGAACCGGAAAGCGGCGGAAAGCCTGAGCGATCAGGCGGCGCTTCTCGATTTGAGCCATGATGCGATCTTCGTGCGCGACGCAACCGATGTCATCACCTATTGGAATGCCGGGGCTGAGGAGCTTTACGGCTGGCCACGAAAGGAGGCGCTGGGACAGAAATCCCACGCGCTACTGAAGACAAAGTATCTGCCGTCGGCCGGCACCATGGAGCAGCTCGACGACTCCAACCGTTGGCAAGGAGAGCTCGTTCACACCCGACGCGACGGCACAGAAGTATGGGTCGTAAGCCGTTGGGCGGTGCAACGCGACGAACGCGGGCGCCCATTCGCAACCATGGAGACCAACAGCGACATTACGGAGCAGAAGCACGCGGAGGATGCGCTGCATCACGCACGCAGCCAGCTCGAGCACGTCACGCGCATCAGTACCCTGGGCGAGCTCACCGCGTCGATTGCTCACGAGGTCAACCAGCCGCTTGCGGCGATTCTGACAAATGGCGAAGCTGGTTTGCGATGGCTGCTGCGGGACAAACCCAACCTCGAAGAAGTGCGTCGGGCGCTCGAGCGGATGATCAGCAACGGCCGGCGCGCGAGCGAAGTCATCACTCGTCTTCGTGCTCTGGCCCGGAAGAGCAATCCATCCCACACGGTACTGACCCTGAACGATATCGTTGCTGACGTCATTCCGCTCGTCGAGCGCGAGATGCTTAACAATGATGTAGGACTTAGGCTTGATCTTCAGGCGCCCGCGCCGCCCGTCCTCGGCGACCGCGTGCAGCTTGCGCAGGTCGTCATCAATCTCGTCGTCAATGCAATACACGCGATGTCGCAGATCGACGATCGGAGACGGCTGTTGTCGATCAATTCCGGGACGTCGTTGGAGGATTCAAACTCCCAAATGGCCGTCCTGGAGATCGAGGACACGGGAACCGGAATTGATCCTAAGATAGCCGGCGATATCTTTACCGCCTTCCAAACGACAAAGGCTGACGGAATGGGCATGGGACTCTCGATCAGCCGTACCATCGTGGAGAGCCACGGCGGATCG
- a CDS encoding acetoacetate decarboxylase family protein, translating into MLKGFTVPRSPLGTASLTPPPPWHYAGEVLAVEFWNDPDVSADILPRGVKLDALCWGRSVALFVDCQFTASGDEYLDPARYQCREFIVLLDATWQGSRIAWCPYAYADNDAAIMRGWIQGYPKKLGVVHQTRSFSAASAASAPLASKSRFAGCVSSRGQRLAEARVILRERADHLVGLLDRPIVARRYFPRLCAGMHDKPAVDELVRCMMENFLISNLWVGEGELSFPEAHGEELDMLGPIKVGRGFRFSFSCSISDCEILADLTV; encoded by the coding sequence ATGCTCAAGGGCTTTACGGTCCCGCGGTCACCTCTGGGGACGGCGTCGTTAACACCGCCACCTCCATGGCACTACGCTGGTGAGGTGCTGGCCGTGGAGTTCTGGAACGACCCGGATGTGTCGGCTGACATTCTTCCCAGAGGCGTCAAGCTGGATGCCCTCTGCTGGGGGCGCTCTGTCGCGCTCTTCGTCGATTGTCAGTTCACCGCGAGCGGCGACGAGTACCTTGATCCAGCGCGATATCAGTGCCGCGAATTCATCGTTCTCCTCGATGCAACGTGGCAGGGGTCACGAATAGCCTGGTGCCCGTACGCCTACGCCGACAACGATGCGGCGATCATGAGAGGCTGGATCCAGGGTTATCCGAAGAAGTTAGGCGTCGTGCACCAGACCCGCAGTTTTTCCGCCGCCAGCGCGGCTTCGGCACCGCTCGCCAGCAAGAGCAGATTTGCCGGTTGCGTATCCTCCCGTGGACAGCGGCTGGCAGAAGCTCGCGTGATACTGCGCGAAAGGGCAGATCATCTTGTTGGCCTGCTTGATCGGCCGATTGTGGCGCGTCGATATTTTCCGCGGCTTTGTGCTGGCATGCACGACAAGCCGGCCGTGGATGAGCTCGTTCGGTGCATGATGGAGAATTTCCTGATCTCGAACCTATGGGTCGGTGAAGGAGAGCTGAGTTTTCCTGAAGCTCACGGCGAAGAGCTCGACATGTTGGGGCCGATCAAGGTCGGTCGCGGCTTCCGGTTCTCGTTTTCCTGTTCGATCTCCGATTGCGAGATTTTGGCCGACTTGACCGTCTAG
- a CDS encoding acetoacetate decarboxylase family protein, with the protein MLKGFTVPKSPFGQAALTPPPPWHYSSDVVGVEFWTDPEATAATLPSGLTPDPKSNGHAVIMFLDWQFTAQDDEFLDPARYQYREAFVLLDAMHRDTPVMWCPYIYVDNDAALARGWTQGFPKKMGSIFQTRTFAAASPAAAPIMPGGRFGASLSAHGQRLAEACITLRKPVENGLSLLNRPTVLLRYFPSLAAGYQDKPAVDELAMSLTDNLTVADAWVGEGELNIPDAQGEELHALEPRRIESGFRYSLAYSVTDLTILEDRTRK; encoded by the coding sequence ATGCTGAAGGGCTTTACCGTTCCCAAGTCGCCATTCGGTCAGGCGGCACTGACCCCACCGCCGCCCTGGCACTACTCCAGCGACGTTGTGGGTGTTGAGTTCTGGACCGACCCCGAGGCGACGGCCGCGACGCTGCCGAGCGGTCTCACTCCCGATCCGAAGTCGAACGGCCATGCCGTCATAATGTTTCTGGATTGGCAGTTCACCGCGCAGGACGACGAATTTCTCGATCCGGCCCGTTATCAGTATCGCGAGGCATTTGTGCTGCTCGACGCGATGCATCGCGACACACCCGTGATGTGGTGCCCTTACATCTATGTCGACAACGATGCCGCGTTGGCGCGAGGGTGGACGCAAGGCTTTCCCAAGAAAATGGGTAGCATTTTCCAAACGCGCACATTTGCCGCGGCAAGCCCTGCCGCAGCGCCGATCATGCCCGGTGGCCGATTTGGCGCGAGCCTTTCCGCGCACGGCCAGCGTCTGGCGGAAGCCTGTATTACCCTGCGGAAGCCTGTCGAAAACGGATTGTCGCTTCTGAACCGGCCGACGGTCCTGCTGCGATATTTCCCGAGCCTGGCTGCCGGATATCAGGACAAGCCGGCGGTCGATGAGCTGGCGATGTCGCTCACAGACAATCTCACGGTCGCCGACGCATGGGTAGGGGAGGGTGAATTGAATATTCCTGACGCGCAAGGCGAAGAGCTGCACGCCCTCGAGCCAAGGCGCATCGAGTCCGGATTCCGTTATTCGCTCGCCTACTCCGTCACGGACCTGACGATCCTGGAGGACCGCACGCGCAAATAG
- a CDS encoding FUSC family protein, translating into MVIPVHIWGHALRIWLAAVTALYVAFWLQLGGAASAAVTVAILAQPTRGAALAKAVNRIAATFIGAAMSIVIAGLFPGERVGLLAAFILWICICVFVGSYFRGFRAYAAVLSGYTVGIITVVNIDTPQKVFTTMTDRVAAITIGILCVTLINDLFGSPPVWRGLDRRITQAWHDLRDYARDVLGGARDDSERAGVLFAQIAGLRDEVDIVAHDMADGRHRAGGARSAMLALVEIVQQVRLLGLLERGDPLAVTIRDQCLAALDGDRSEALALLARLRDDETSRPDVTIAAIGQIQQALRCVEAMAQLKDGQLSLREGSEPARDVRLPHRKEFFFALQNAIRIGIAVSAGALFLVLAGWPVSVSALMITANLCALSTTMPNPSKFAVAAMVSFALAAPSAGIVHFYLLTDSQDFVRLAIAIAPVLIFGCLFSANPKIAGIGTTMNVIFLVLLAPSNPQSFNALSFFSQCMFVAFALGVVFLASRLVWPVSELDKQRAVVRATKETLAASMTGRKYSLPVLSMVLASRISDYVAAATNKDRSHPEVLKGLLATNDLSLASAAAYAHLEQSSDDPAIRSGLGPLQRALQAGNSRRLYAGARSILRRKREGKAGLQETMLAAVTDLWSAGVVLEREGRRIRHFAGRGFVNKGEG; encoded by the coding sequence ATGGTGATACCAGTTCACATATGGGGACATGCGCTGCGCATATGGCTGGCAGCGGTGACTGCGCTCTACGTGGCGTTCTGGCTGCAGCTTGGAGGAGCGGCATCGGCCGCAGTGACTGTCGCTATCCTGGCGCAGCCCACACGCGGGGCCGCACTGGCGAAAGCCGTCAACAGGATTGCCGCGACGTTCATCGGCGCTGCGATGTCAATCGTGATCGCGGGTCTCTTTCCCGGCGAGCGTGTCGGCCTGCTTGCGGCTTTCATTCTCTGGATATGCATTTGCGTCTTCGTCGGGAGCTACTTCCGCGGCTTTCGGGCCTATGCCGCCGTTTTGTCCGGCTACACCGTCGGAATTATTACCGTCGTCAATATCGATACGCCGCAAAAGGTGTTCACAACGATGACCGATCGCGTGGCCGCGATCACGATTGGTATCCTTTGCGTGACACTCATCAACGATCTCTTCGGTTCGCCGCCGGTGTGGCGAGGGTTGGATCGCCGGATCACCCAGGCCTGGCATGATCTGCGCGACTACGCGCGCGACGTGTTAGGCGGAGCCAGGGACGATTCGGAAAGAGCAGGGGTGCTTTTCGCACAGATTGCCGGCTTGAGGGATGAGGTGGATATCGTCGCTCACGACATGGCAGATGGGCGACATCGGGCAGGTGGCGCCCGGAGCGCGATGCTGGCGCTGGTCGAGATTGTCCAACAGGTTCGATTGCTGGGCTTGCTTGAGCGTGGCGATCCTTTGGCCGTAACCATCAGAGACCAATGTCTTGCTGCGCTCGATGGCGATCGCTCAGAGGCGCTGGCGTTGCTGGCCAGGCTACGCGACGACGAAACGTCGCGTCCTGACGTGACTATCGCGGCCATAGGGCAGATTCAGCAGGCCCTTCGCTGCGTGGAAGCCATGGCTCAGCTCAAGGACGGGCAATTATCCCTGCGCGAAGGGAGCGAGCCGGCTCGTGATGTGCGATTGCCACATCGCAAGGAGTTCTTCTTTGCGCTGCAAAATGCGATTCGTATCGGGATTGCGGTGTCAGCGGGAGCGCTTTTTCTCGTGCTTGCAGGATGGCCGGTGTCCGTTTCGGCTTTGATGATCACCGCAAACCTGTGTGCTTTGAGCACGACAATGCCAAATCCGTCGAAATTCGCGGTCGCCGCCATGGTGAGCTTCGCGCTCGCCGCGCCAAGCGCCGGTATCGTTCACTTCTATCTTCTCACCGACTCACAGGACTTTGTCCGGCTTGCGATTGCGATCGCGCCGGTGCTGATTTTTGGCTGCCTGTTCAGCGCCAATCCGAAGATCGCTGGTATCGGAACCACAATGAACGTCATTTTCCTGGTTTTGTTGGCGCCATCCAACCCTCAATCGTTCAACGCGCTTAGCTTCTTTTCGCAATGCATGTTCGTGGCGTTTGCCCTCGGCGTCGTATTTCTGGCGTCCCGCCTGGTGTGGCCAGTATCGGAGCTCGACAAGCAACGGGCCGTCGTCAGGGCGACGAAGGAAACATTGGCGGCGTCGATGACCGGCAGGAAATACAGCCTGCCGGTGCTGAGCATGGTGCTGGCCTCCAGGATTTCCGACTATGTTGCCGCGGCCACTAACAAGGATAGGTCGCATCCGGAAGTGCTTAAGGGCCTCCTCGCGACCAACGACCTGTCGCTCGCGTCGGCTGCGGCCTACGCTCACCTGGAGCAGAGCTCGGACGATCCGGCCATCCGCTCCGGGCTTGGCCCGTTGCAACGGGCTCTTCAGGCCGGAAATAGCCGGCGCCTTTACGCCGGCGCCAGATCAATTCTTCGACGCAAGCGAGAAGGCAAGGCCGGGCTGCAGGAAACAATGCTGGCCGCGGTAACTGACCTATGGTCCGCGGGCGTGGTGCTGGAGCGCGAGGGGCGCAGGATCCGGCATTTCGCCGGCCGGGGCTTCGTCAACAAGGGAGAGGGGTGA
- a CDS encoding HlyD family secretion protein — protein MGVATKKRIAVNLLRYLATGVLVAAALVAAGYGWRVYVTAPWTRDGMVRVQVANVAPQISGKIVEIRISDNQHVHKGDILYVIEKFDFEVALENAKATILSREADLEVKKAQNARRAILTTLSTSIEEKQIFDGNAKMADAALLSAKAALAQADINLQRTEVRSPVDGYVTNLLMRVGDSARAGTPNVSVIDEHSYWIDAYFEETKIANIRVGEDVEATLLGYEMPIKGGIESITGGISAANAASSTQGLPNVDPIFTWVRLAQRIPVRIRIDRVPQDVPLVAGMTCSVSVVGRKKAPAPKPDRGIFDRLISRLG, from the coding sequence ATGGGCGTAGCGACAAAGAAGCGAATAGCGGTCAACCTGCTCCGATATCTTGCGACCGGCGTGCTTGTCGCAGCAGCGCTTGTTGCTGCGGGCTATGGCTGGCGCGTTTATGTGACGGCGCCATGGACGCGCGATGGTATGGTCCGTGTCCAGGTCGCAAATGTGGCGCCGCAGATTTCCGGCAAGATCGTGGAGATACGAATCTCCGACAACCAGCACGTCCACAAGGGCGACATACTCTACGTCATCGAAAAATTTGATTTCGAGGTCGCGCTGGAGAATGCAAAAGCGACCATCCTGAGCCGTGAGGCTGACCTCGAAGTCAAGAAGGCACAGAACGCCCGGCGGGCGATTCTTACGACACTGTCCACCTCGATTGAGGAGAAGCAGATATTCGACGGCAATGCGAAGATGGCGGATGCCGCCCTCTTGAGCGCCAAGGCCGCGCTTGCGCAAGCCGACATCAATCTCCAGAGGACGGAGGTGCGTTCGCCTGTCGACGGCTACGTCACGAACCTCCTGATGCGGGTCGGCGACTCTGCGCGGGCCGGAACGCCCAATGTTTCGGTGATCGACGAGCATTCCTACTGGATCGACGCGTACTTCGAGGAAACGAAGATCGCCAACATCCGTGTCGGAGAGGACGTCGAGGCGACGTTGCTTGGCTATGAAATGCCGATCAAGGGCGGGATCGAGAGCATCACGGGCGGTATCAGTGCCGCGAACGCCGCAAGCAGCACGCAGGGCCTTCCGAACGTTGATCCGATATTCACCTGGGTTCGTCTCGCGCAGCGCATTCCGGTGCGGATCAGGATCGACCGGGTCCCGCAAGACGTGCCGCTCGTTGCAGGAATGACCTGCAGCGTTTCCGTTGTCGGCAGGAAGAAAGCTCCTGCACCGAAGCCCGATCGAGGAATCTTCGATCGGCTCATAAGCCGACTTGGGTGA
- a CDS encoding DUF1656 domain-containing protein, producing MRAPRDIELGGVLIDPFVRCLFLALIILIVIRFVVGRLGLRSMFANPPLAEAALYVCILVGLMASWI from the coding sequence ATGCGTGCGCCAAGGGATATCGAACTGGGCGGCGTCCTGATTGACCCCTTTGTGAGGTGTCTGTTCCTCGCCTTGATCATCCTGATCGTAATCCGGTTTGTCGTCGGCCGCCTCGGATTGAGGTCGATGTTCGCCAACCCGCCCCTTGCGGAGGCGGCCCTCTACGTCTGCATCCTCGTCGGCCTTATGGCGTCCTGGATCTGA
- a CDS encoding AraC family transcriptional regulator, translated as MEGSQSTASNSSPAALRFGYLAGSLAQLLEVVRREFEHDREAAKASLATASTILQSEIERHSGAKRSRTAGLAGWQIARVRTFIEKNLHRTIHTQDLSAVARRTPAHFSRSFKLTFGDPPHAYVVKRRLERACHLMLTSSASLSEIALGVGFSDQAHLCRLFRQAFGHSPASWRREHEIEQ; from the coding sequence ATGGAAGGGTCGCAGAGTACTGCATCGAATTCTTCGCCAGCCGCTCTCCGGTTCGGCTATCTGGCGGGCAGCCTGGCCCAGCTCCTTGAAGTGGTGAGGCGCGAGTTCGAGCACGATCGCGAGGCGGCGAAGGCGTCGCTGGCCACGGCATCGACCATCCTGCAATCGGAGATCGAACGCCATTCCGGCGCGAAGCGATCCAGGACGGCCGGGCTGGCCGGCTGGCAGATCGCGCGGGTGCGAACCTTCATCGAAAAGAATCTGCACCGTACCATTCATACCCAGGACCTCAGCGCTGTCGCGCGGCGGACCCCGGCACACTTCTCGCGGTCGTTCAAGCTAACCTTCGGAGATCCGCCACATGCTTACGTGGTCAAGAGGCGGTTGGAGAGAGCTTGCCATCTGATGCTAACCAGTTCAGCCTCGCTGAGCGAAATCGCGCTGGGCGTTGGATTTTCGGATCAGGCGCATCTGTGCAGACTATTCCGGCAAGCCTTTGGGCATAGTCCAGCCAGTTGGCGCCGCGAACACGAGATAGAGCAGTGA